A window of Acidobacteriota bacterium contains these coding sequences:
- a CDS encoding 4-(cytidine 5'-diphospho)-2-C-methyl-D-erythritol kinase has protein sequence MAACSGGEAMGRLTVDAHAKVNLDLRILAVRDDGYHELETVFQTLALHDTLTVVERPGPFSLTCDAPGVPVDASNLVWRAARAIWQAAGRPGEPTGVGVELTKRIPAEAGLGGGSADGAAALISLDRMWGTALGVPRLTDLAASLGADVPFFLMGGTALGRGRGDRLQPLPAVPSCHVVIVRPEFGVSTAAAYGWYDESEARPSASGTWPDRPAGWPAALATCRNDLEAAVARRHPEIGELRQALERGGSRLALMSGSGSTVFGLFDRADLAQRAAAALGAAGRTVMVTETRDGPACHVRLPPGPGLV, from the coding sequence GTGGCAGCCTGCTCGGGCGGTGAGGCGATGGGGCGGCTCACGGTCGACGCGCACGCCAAGGTGAACCTCGACCTCCGCATCCTGGCGGTGCGCGACGACGGATATCACGAGCTCGAGACCGTGTTCCAGACGCTGGCCCTGCACGACACGCTGACGGTGGTCGAACGGCCGGGGCCGTTCTCGTTGACCTGCGACGCCCCGGGCGTGCCGGTCGACGCGTCGAACCTCGTCTGGCGTGCCGCGCGCGCGATCTGGCAGGCGGCCGGCCGGCCCGGCGAGCCCACTGGCGTTGGCGTCGAGCTGACCAAGCGCATCCCGGCCGAGGCGGGGCTCGGCGGCGGCAGCGCGGACGGGGCGGCCGCGTTGATCTCGCTCGACCGGATGTGGGGTACGGCGTTGGGCGTGCCGCGGCTCACGGACCTTGCGGCATCGCTCGGCGCCGACGTCCCGTTCTTCCTCATGGGGGGCACCGCGCTCGGGCGGGGCAGAGGCGATCGCCTGCAGCCGCTGCCGGCCGTTCCGTCGTGCCACGTCGTGATCGTGAGGCCGGAGTTCGGCGTCTCGACGGCGGCCGCTTACGGCTGGTACGACGAGTCGGAGGCGCGGCCGTCAGCGTCCGGCACGTGGCCCGATCGGCCGGCCGGCTGGCCCGCGGCGCTCGCGACGTGTCGTAACGACCTCGAGGCGGCGGTCGCCCGCCGCCACCCCGAGATCGGCGAGCTGCGCCAGGCGCTCGAGAGGGGCGGATCGCGATTGGCGCTCATGTCGGGCAGCGGGTCGACCGTCTTCGGACTGTTCGATCGAGCCGACCTCGCGCAGCGCGCCGCCGCGGCGCTCGGGGCCGCGGGACGCACGGTGATGGTGACCGAGACGAGGGATGGGCCGGCGTGCCACGTGCGCTTGCCGCCCGGGCCGGGCCTCGTGTAG
- the rpsF gene encoding 30S ribosomal protein S6 has protein sequence MSAQRQYELVYIVPAETTEQALAELHTLVEGIVGRFSGTIEKTEAWGRRKLAYEIGPHKEGHYVLELINGPGEMVRELDRRLKVNELVFRHLIVRVDEEMAIYERRKAERAAGVAARRLARGLSAEPAVEAPVEAGAVAVEADAAGPAEGEE, from the coding sequence ATGAGCGCACAACGACAGTACGAGCTGGTCTACATCGTGCCGGCCGAGACGACCGAGCAGGCGCTCGCCGAGCTGCACACGCTCGTCGAGGGCATCGTCGGCCGCTTCTCGGGGACCATCGAGAAGACCGAGGCCTGGGGCCGCCGCAAGCTGGCCTACGAGATCGGGCCGCACAAGGAGGGCCACTACGTCCTCGAGCTGATCAACGGCCCGGGCGAGATGGTCCGGGAGCTCGATCGCCGCCTGAAGGTGAACGAGCTCGTCTTCCGCCACCTGATCGTGCGGGTCGACGAGGAGATGGCGATCTACGAACGCAGGAAGGCCGAGCGCGCGGCCGGCGTCGCGGCGAGGCGGCTCGCGCGCGGGCTGAGCGCCGAGCCCGCGGTCGAGGCGCCGGTCGAGGCGGGCGCCGTGGCCGTCGAGGCGGACGCGGCCGGTCCGGCCGAGGGGGAGGAGTAG
- the rplI gene encoding 50S ribosomal protein L9: MEVILRENVEHLGQRGDIVRVAPGYARNYLLPRKLALAVNEGNRRQIEHERKLAAVREAEERAGAQALAALLASASIVIARKVGETETLYGSVTSADIAEALAAQQIEIDRRKIQLGEPLKHLGEFTVPVKLHREVTAELRVQVVKDES, from the coding sequence ATTGAAGTCATTCTCCGGGAGAACGTCGAGCACCTCGGCCAGCGGGGCGACATCGTGAGGGTCGCCCCCGGCTACGCGCGCAACTACCTGCTGCCGCGCAAGCTCGCGCTGGCCGTCAACGAAGGCAACCGCCGGCAGATCGAGCACGAGAGGAAGCTCGCCGCCGTGCGCGAGGCCGAGGAGCGTGCCGGCGCCCAGGCCCTGGCCGCGCTGCTCGCGAGCGCGTCCATCGTGATCGCGCGGAAGGTGGGCGAGACCGAGACGCTCTACGGGTCGGTCACCTCGGCCGACATCGCCGAGGCGCTCGCCGCTCAGCAGATCGAGATCGACCGCCGCAAGATCCAGCTCGGCGAGCCGCTGAAGCACCTCGGCGAATTCACCGTGCCGGTCAAGCTGCACCGCGAGGTGACCGCCGAGCTGAGGGTGCAGGTCGTCAAAGACGAATCATAG
- a CDS encoding ribose-phosphate pyrophosphokinase: MGRTELKLFSGSAHPRLASEIADFLGVSLGQARLLRFPDTEVNFQIDENIRGTDVFVVQPTCRPVDQHLVEMCIMIDAFRRSSAARITAVLPYYGYARQDRKDKPRVPISAKLVANLLSAAGANRVLTMDLHKAQIQGFFDIPVDHLFAAPVIIDYLSRQNFANLTIVSPDAGGAERARAYAKRLGAELAIIDKRRSSDTGAAEVMHVIGDVTGRTCIIQDDIVDTAGTMQKAAGALQANGAARILAVAVHGVLSGPALERIEDSPIDQLIVTNTIPLDWAQEQTRKVTCLSVARLLGQAIRSIHEETSVSSLFV, translated from the coding sequence ATGGGCCGGACGGAACTGAAGCTGTTCTCGGGGAGTGCGCATCCGCGCCTGGCGAGCGAGATCGCCGACTTCCTCGGGGTGTCGCTCGGCCAGGCCAGGCTGCTGCGGTTTCCGGATACCGAGGTCAACTTCCAGATCGACGAGAACATCCGCGGTACGGACGTGTTCGTGGTGCAGCCCACCTGCCGGCCGGTCGATCAGCACCTCGTCGAGATGTGCATCATGATCGACGCGTTTCGCCGGTCGTCGGCGGCGCGGATCACGGCCGTCCTGCCGTATTACGGCTACGCCCGACAGGATCGCAAGGACAAGCCCCGGGTGCCGATCTCGGCCAAGCTCGTGGCGAACCTGCTGAGCGCCGCCGGGGCCAACCGCGTGCTGACCATGGACCTGCACAAGGCGCAGATCCAGGGGTTCTTCGACATTCCGGTCGACCACCTGTTCGCGGCGCCGGTCATCATCGACTACCTGTCGCGGCAGAACTTCGCGAACCTGACGATCGTGTCGCCCGATGCGGGCGGCGCGGAACGGGCGCGCGCGTACGCCAAGCGCCTCGGGGCGGAGCTGGCGATCATCGACAAGCGGCGCAGCTCGGACACGGGGGCGGCCGAGGTCATGCACGTCATCGGCGACGTGACCGGCCGCACCTGCATCATCCAGGACGACATCGTCGATACCGCCGGGACGATGCAGAAGGCGGCGGGCGCGCTGCAGGCCAACGGCGCGGCGCGGATCCTGGCGGTGGCGGTGCATGGCGTGCTGTCGGGGCCGGCGCTCGAGCGCATCGAGGACTCGCCGATCGATCAGCTCATCGTCACCAACACGATTCCGCTCGATTGGGCGCAGGAGCAGACGCGCAAGGTCACGTGCCTGTCGGTGGCGCGGCTGCTCGGCCAGGCGATTCGGAGCATTCACGAAGAGACGTCGGTGTCGTCGCTGTTCGTGTAG
- the rpsR gene encoding 30S ribosomal protein S18, with translation MSEHQSGGGGRQGARAKRDDKGARRGMFRRRRVCKFCADKIDHISYKDVKVLSGFIPERGKIQPRRISGTCATHQRKLQTAIKRARLLALVPYVTD, from the coding sequence ATGAGCGAACATCAGAGCGGGGGCGGCGGCCGGCAGGGCGCACGCGCGAAGCGGGACGACAAGGGCGCGCGGCGCGGGATGTTCCGTCGACGCCGGGTCTGCAAGTTCTGCGCGGACAAGATCGACCACATCAGCTACAAGGACGTGAAGGTCCTTTCGGGCTTCATTCCGGAGCGCGGGAAGATCCAGCCGCGGCGCATCTCGGGCACCTGCGCGACGCACCAGCGCAAGCTGCAGACGGCGATCAAGCGGGCGCGCCTGCTCGCGCTCGTCCCTTACGTCACCGACTGA
- a CDS encoding 50S ribosomal protein L25/general stress protein Ctc, with amino-acid sequence MEATLSAVKRDTRGKNEARRLRAAGRIPAVLYGGESESLAVAVDPKLLSRILHSDSGVNTLIALDVEGETTRVIVKDYLLDPVKHHLLHADFYRVKMDQLITVTVPIELTGEAKGVKQLGGVLDFVHREVEIECLPGEIPESIEVDVTDFVIGQSVRLRELAENARWKPVSDPDTLILHVVAPRVVAETTEAAPTTTAEPEVIKKGKAEKGADAE; translated from the coding sequence ATGGAAGCCACACTGAGCGCGGTGAAGCGCGACACGAGAGGCAAGAACGAGGCGCGTCGGCTGCGCGCCGCCGGCAGGATCCCCGCCGTGCTGTACGGCGGCGAGAGCGAGTCGCTCGCGGTCGCGGTCGACCCGAAGCTGCTGTCGCGCATCCTCCACTCCGATTCGGGCGTGAACACGCTGATCGCGCTCGACGTCGAGGGCGAGACGACGCGTGTCATCGTGAAGGACTACCTGCTCGACCCCGTCAAGCACCATCTGCTGCACGCCGACTTCTATCGCGTCAAGATGGACCAGCTGATCACGGTCACCGTGCCGATCGAGCTGACCGGCGAGGCGAAGGGCGTGAAGCAGCTCGGCGGCGTGCTCGACTTCGTGCATCGCGAGGTCGAGATCGAGTGCCTGCCGGGCGAGATCCCGGAGTCGATCGAGGTCGACGTGACCGACTTCGTCATCGGCCAGTCGGTGCGGCTGCGCGAGCTGGCCGAGAACGCGCGGTGGAAGCCGGTGAGCGACCCGGACACGCTGATCCTGCACGTCGTCGCGCCGCGCGTCGTGGCCGAGACGACCGAGGCCGCGCCGACGACGACCGCCGAGCCCGAGGTGATCAAGAAGGGCAAGGCCGAGAAGGGCGCTGACGCCGAGTGA
- the pth gene encoding aminoacyl-tRNA hydrolase has translation MRLVVGLGNPGPRYRDTYHNVGFEVVDELARRHGVEFGAAPADALLARPRRLADDVLLAKPLTFMNLSGRAVGALARYYRVDAGDLLVVVDDVNLPAGRLRLRGQGSAGGHNGLASIIEGLGTDAFPRLRVGVGRGDPRRELADHVLGRIPPELRPLLREAVDRAADAAEAFLARGLEAAMNEYNKEERQD, from the coding sequence GTGAGGCTCGTGGTCGGCCTGGGGAACCCCGGGCCGCGGTACCGCGACACGTATCACAACGTCGGCTTCGAGGTCGTCGACGAGCTGGCGCGGCGCCACGGCGTGGAATTCGGCGCTGCGCCGGCCGACGCGCTGCTTGCACGGCCCCGCCGGCTGGCCGACGACGTCCTGCTCGCCAAGCCGCTCACGTTCATGAACCTGAGCGGGCGGGCGGTCGGCGCGCTGGCGCGCTACTACCGGGTCGACGCCGGCGACCTGCTGGTCGTCGTCGACGACGTGAACCTGCCCGCAGGCCGCTTGCGGCTGCGGGGTCAGGGGTCGGCGGGAGGCCACAACGGCCTGGCGTCGATCATCGAGGGGTTGGGCACCGATGCGTTCCCGCGACTGCGGGTGGGCGTCGGGCGCGGCGACCCGCGGCGGGAACTGGCCGACCACGTGCTCGGCCGCATTCCGCCGGAACTGCGGCCACTGCTGCGTGAAGCCGTCGATCGGGCGGCCGACGCGGCCGAGGCGTTCCTCGCCCGGGGGTTGGAGGCGGCGATGAACGAGTACAACAAGGAAGAGCGTCAGGACTGA